In Salvelinus sp. IW2-2015 unplaced genomic scaffold, ASM291031v2 Un_scaffold1117, whole genome shotgun sequence, the following proteins share a genomic window:
- the ccl19a.2 gene encoding C-C motif chemokine 19a.2 yields the protein MAALLFIATICLGYAAAFSEVPVDCCLSTTDIRFLATLRWSSYLLQTTDRGCNIDATVFITKTGVRLCSPHPTESKWVADYVKRLERSISLRRANSPQE from the exons ATGGCAGCTCTTCTCTTCATTGCAACAATCTGCTTGGGTTACGCagcag cattcTCAGAGGTACCCGTGGACTGCTGTCTGTCAACCACTGACATCCGTTTCCTCGCCACTTTAAGATGGTCCTCCTACCTGCTGCAGACCACAGACAGAGGCTGTAACATCGATGCCACTGT GTTTATCACCAAGACAGGGGTGAGACTGTGCTCGCCCCATCCCACAGAGAGCAAGTGGGTGGCAGACTACGTCAAACGTCTGGAGCGAAGCATCTCCCTCCGGAGAGCTAActcacctcaggagtaa